The region TCCACCATCTTAGAATCATTTTCCCATGCCGCAGTGTGTAAAGGTGTTTTCCCAAATAATTCATCTTTTGCTTCTATATCCGCACCGTGTGCCAATAAGATGACTGCTGTATCAGAGGCGTTTTGCCGTGCGGCATCGTGCAAAGGCGTGTTCCCATATTTATCTTTTGCGTTTATAGCTGCCTTGTGTGCCAATAAGAGTTTTACAGTTTCAGCGTCATTTTTTGCTGCAGCGTGATGCAGCGCAGTTTTACCTATTTTATCCTTGTAGTTAATCAACAACTTCACCGTTTCAGAGGCATCTTGCTCTATCGCCCGCTGCAATGGCGTAATACCAGCATTGTTCCTTGCGCTAATGTCTGCGCCGTATTTGAGCAACGCTTCTGCCGTACGAGGGCCATCTTCCCATTCCAATTCCAAAAACGTCGCGGCGTGTAAAGGTGTATCCCCATTTTTATCTCTTGCGTTTATATCTGCATTGTGTTCTAACAAGAGTGCTGCTACCCGGGAAGGATTGACCTCTGCCGCAATGTGTAAGGGGGTTCGCTCGCGATCGTTCCTTGCTTCTATAGCTGCGCCATTCTTCAATAATATCTCTGCTACTTCACGGGCATCTGACGACGCTGCGATGTGCAGCAGGGTATTACCCAGATCGCCTTTCGTATTGACATCTGCGCCCTTTTTGAGTAGCATCTTTACTTTTTCAGAATTACTCTTCTCTACCGCACGAAGCAGCTGGATTGTATCCATCTTGCGACACCTCCGGTCCAGTATCAATATCTTCCGTACTATAACGTGAGTTTGATAAAAGTGGAATGTCGGGTTTCGCTATCGCTGTTTAGGCAGAAAATGCCTTAGAAAACGACCTATTTGTCCAAATTCTAAGGTTTTTCGTGTGTATTTACCGCTCTACCCGACCTACGATTTTATTTTCAAGCTCACGTTACTATATCAAATTGCCATCTAAAAGTTCATATCGCCCCAGCAACCAACGTCAGATCGATGATATTCACAACCCCATCACCGTTGACATCGGCACTGCGCTTTCCGGTTTTCCCGAAATGCGTCGAAACGAAGGTGAGGTCCTGGATGTTCACAACCCCATCACGGTTAACATCCTCCGGCCTTCGTGTTTGCACCGAGGGACCTTCCCGAACGAGCATCACAAATTCTGAGAGGGCTGCTGCATCTTGAATCAAAGTTTGGAAGTCTGGGTCTTTGAAGAAATTTCTAATATCAGGTGTGTCTTTAATATAATTGACAGACTCGGCATCTACGCCGAAGGCTCTGAGGAGTTGTGGATTATCAACCATAATTTCAACGAATTCGGGGGTCAAGCGCGCACGATTTTCAGGGGGCTCAAGCCACGCAAGGATATTCGGCAGCACACCTTGAACTTCCGGTTGTTGAAACGTTTGTCCGTACCTATCGAACAGCTGTGTTGCAAGGGTGACCTTCGGATAGACAGTCGGCGGGGTGCTACGGCGTCTCGGGAGCGTTGTCGTGAAATGCGTGGTGTTCAGATAAATCTCAAAGAACATCCCCCAATTCCGCTCATTATCACTGACCTTGACCAAGAGGAGGTTATCCCCGGCGTTGAGATTCACACGGAAGAAGTCCTGAATTCCTGTCGTGCCTCTGTCAACATCGTTGATATGGACGACTTCGCCATTGAGCCAGACTTTGACGGCGTCATCACTCCCTACACCCATCTGAACGCTCGTCTGGTTGCGAGGCGAAATAACGTTAATCAAGGCGTACGCCGTATGGTAGTCCAAATTCCGCTCCGCACTCAGGCCTATCTCATTGACGACTTCGTTGACATTGTTAGCATAGCATCCCAAAATCCAGAACAGACAATCGACAGTCGGGCGGATGCGTCCGCGTGTCCATCGCAATTGTCCCACGGTATCGTGTTCATTAATACCGTGTTCAGCAACATAACGTTCGGTAATCGCGCCTTGGCTGGTTATGGCGAGGTAGTCGGTCTTAATATTCGCGCCTTTTGCAATCATCCACAGCCAAGGACCTTCTATGTAAGCCGCTGCCGGCGCGTAGGCGGAGCCTGTAAGCAAAATTGCTATCAAATAACACTGTATCCATTTCGACTTAATAATATCCATTTCGACGCAAAGACCAAGCAGGCAAAGTTTCGTGAGAGTATACCACATTATAGACAGAGTGTCAAATTCAAAAGGTTTCACTCCGCTGGCGAGAAAAAAATAAAATGACAGAAAATCTAAAATACTGGTATAATTCGCATATCTACCAACATTGATAGACAGAGATTTTTGATTCAAAAGGATATAAAAGATGAAATTTAAACGCGAAGCAATTTTAGCCCAATTGCGTACCAATATTGACGCTGGTAAACCCATTATTGGAGCGGGTGCAGGCACAGGGATCTCCGCGAAATGCGAGGCAGCTGGTGGGATTGACCTGATTATTATCTACAACTCCGGCAGATTCAGAATGGCGGGGAGAGGCTCACTCGCTGGCATGATGCCCTACGGCGACGCAAACCAGATTGTTGTCGAAATGGCGAGCGAAGTACTACCCGTTGTTCCAGATACACCCGTTCTCGCGGGAGTCTGTGGCACGGATCCGTTTCGTTTGATGGATGTCTTCTTGAAACAGATAGACGCAATCGGGTTTTCCGGGGTTCAGAACTTCCCGACGGTAGGACTGATTGATGGGACGTTCCGTCAACTGCTTGAGGAGACCGATATGGGATACGGGCCTGAGGTAGAGATGATTCGGACAGCGAGTCAGATGGGCATGCTCACGACCCCTTACGCCTTCAACGAAACCGAAGCGGAACAAATGGCGGATGCCGGGGCAGATATCCTCGTCGCACACATGGGACTGACGACGAAAGGTTCTATCGGTGCACAAACTGCTCTCACGCTTGCAGCTGCCGCTGAACGGGTGCAAGCCATTCACGACGCAGCGAAAGCGGTCAATCCAGAGATTCTTGTTATCTGCCACGGCGGTCCCATTGCGGAACCCGAAGATGCAACATACGTTCTGGAAAATACTGAAGGTGTTGTCGGATTCTACGGGGCATCAAGTGCTGAACGTCTCCCGACAGAGCGTGCAATCACGGCACAGATTGAAGAATTCAAGAAAATTCGGTTATAGTCTTCCGTCAATTGGTAGGCGCGGTTTCCCAACCGCGCCGGTTCATCATTAACACTTACTCACAACGGCAAAACGCCAGCGTATTTAACACCTGTCAAATAGGCGACATCGCGCGCCCACGTTGTCAGATCGTCAGGATTGAACTGATTCAGATGGGTATGTCCGCAAGCGCGCGCTAATACTTGCATCAGCGACACAGAAGCACCGAGAAAGCGATTCAGACGTTGTGCGGCGACCTGTACCTGTAGTCGAGAGCGCAGATGCGCCTTCTGGGTTGCAATGCCGACGGGGCAGTTATTCGTATGACATGCCCGCATCCCGATACACCCGATGGCTTGCATCGCTGAGTTTGCAATCGCGACACCGTCGGCACCGAGTGCCAACGCCTTGGCAAAATCTGCTGCGGTTCTCAAACCGCCGGTAACAATGAGCGTGACATCGCTGTTTCCTGTCTCATCAAGATATTTTCTGGCACGTGCCAACGCGGGCATCGTTGGCACGGATATGTTGTCCCTAAACAGAAGCGGTGCAGCCCCTGTCCCGCCGCCTCTGCCATCAAGGATGATATAATCCACGCCGACGTGAAGTGCGGCTTCGATGTCTTTTTCAATGTGCTGTGCTGAGAGTTTAAACCCAATCGGAACACCGCCGGTCTCCTTCCGCACCCGTTCCGCAAATTTGGCGAAATCGTCAAGCGTTTCCCAATCGGGGAATCGTGCCGGTGAAATCGCGGGTTCCCCCGGACGCAACCCACGCACCGCTGCGATCTCCGCTGTTACCTTGTTCCCCGGGAGGTGTCCACCCGTTCCTGTTTTCGCGCCTTGTCCACCCTTGAAGTGGAACGCTTGGGCGTGTTCGAGTATATCATAAGCGAATCCGAACTGTGCTGAAGCGAGTTCATAAAAGTAACGACTGTTTGATTCCGCTTCCGCCAATAACGTTCCGCCTTCCCCGGAGCAGATCCCCGTCCCTGCCATTTCTGCCCCCTTCGCGAGTGCGATCTTCGCCTCGGCTGACAAGGCACCGAAACTCATATCGGAGACAAAAATCGGAATTTCCAGTTTCAGCGATTTTTTCGCCCGCGGACCGATAACCAATTCAGTCCCAACCGGTGCGTCGTCAAGATGTGGCGTTTTGTGAAGCTGCGCAACTACAAACTGAAGCGCGTCCCAATTCGGTAGTTCCTCTCGTAGCACTCCCATTGCTTCGGTCTGCCCGTGGTGTCCGACTTTACTCAGCCCGTGGCTTGCCAATTCCCGAATTTGAGCGACGTAAGGTTCTTCGGATGTGCCATAGATGTCTTGATAGGTACCCTGATACGCATCACGACGGTAGGGTTGCGGGTTCCGGTGTTCCCACTCTCGAATCTCGTCTTCATCAACATAGACAGCATCGTCTTCTATCCACGCTGTAAATTTAGCAAGGCGTTCCTCGTTGTGATATTCGCTAATACCCGTATCGTAGCGGTAATCCCAATAGTGAACACCACATATCAGATTCTCTCCATCAATATAACCGTCTGCCAGCAATGCCCCACGGTGATGACATCTACCATAGAGGACAGAAACCTCGTCGTCATATTGGATAACGACGAGGTCAACATTTGCAACCAAGGCATAAGCCGGTTCGCGGTCATTGAGTTCGCTGAGGTCAGCGATCTTTGTTTTTGTCATTTTCTTAGGACTTGTCCGAGGCACAACGCGCTACACTACGAATTCTATAAGAAGAGTGTAGAGAAAAGAAAGCAACTACAGCTATGCCCAGTGAGTCCATCCTCCTAACTTACTCTTCGAGATAATTTTCATTGACATAACGCGTAATGATCTCAATTTCTTCCTCTTCGAGATAGAGTCCATGCTCTATCATTCGTGCTATCACCTCAGTTGTCTCCTCCTCAGAACGAGGTGGATAGTCTTCAATATCGGTGATGGGGTGGCATTGCGAGCATTTGTCCTCAAAGAGGACTTTCGCTTCTACCTCATCGTAAGCGACTGCTGGTATACCTGTTGTCGCTTCCGCCTCCATAGCGCCTGTCGCTATCTGAACAGCCTCTTTCGCTTCCACTGCGCGCATCTCTTCTTGTCGCTGTTCCCGTACGGAAACTTGGATATCCGGCGTAATCGCGATAAGATACGCTGAGACCGTCCACTCTTCTTCTTGATAAATAGGTTCACCAATCATCGGTTTTATCGCCATACGATTCACCAG is a window of Candidatus Poribacteria bacterium DNA encoding:
- a CDS encoding glutamate synthase-related protein, which produces MTKTKIADLSELNDREPAYALVANVDLVVIQYDDEVSVLYGRCHHRGALLADGYIDGENLICGVHYWDYRYDTGISEYHNEERLAKFTAWIEDDAVYVDEDEIREWEHRNPQPYRRDAYQGTYQDIYGTSEEPYVAQIRELASHGLSKVGHHGQTEAMGVLREELPNWDALQFVVAQLHKTPHLDDAPVGTELVIGPRAKKSLKLEIPIFVSDMSFGALSAEAKIALAKGAEMAGTGICSGEGGTLLAEAESNSRYFYELASAQFGFAYDILEHAQAFHFKGGQGAKTGTGGHLPGNKVTAEIAAVRGLRPGEPAISPARFPDWETLDDFAKFAERVRKETGGVPIGFKLSAQHIEKDIEAALHVGVDYIILDGRGGGTGAAPLLFRDNISVPTMPALARARKYLDETGNSDVTLIVTGGLRTAADFAKALALGADGVAIANSAMQAIGCIGMRACHTNNCPVGIATQKAHLRSRLQVQVAAQRLNRFLGASVSLMQVLARACGHTHLNQFNPDDLTTWARDVAYLTGVKYAGVLPL
- a CDS encoding dockerin type I domain-containing protein, which translates into the protein MIAILLTGSAYAPAAAYIEGPWLWMIAKGANIKTDYLAITSQGAITERYVAEHGINEHDTVGQLRWTRGRIRPTVDCLFWILGCYANNVNEVVNEIGLSAERNLDYHTAYALINVISPRNQTSVQMGVGSDDAVKVWLNGEVVHINDVDRGTTGIQDFFRVNLNAGDNLLLVKVSDNERNWGMFFEIYLNTTHFTTTLPRRRSTPPTVYPKVTLATQLFDRYGQTFQQPEVQGVLPNILAWLEPPENRARLTPEFVEIMVDNPQLLRAFGVDAESVNYIKDTPDIRNFFKDPDFQTLIQDAAALSEFVMLVREGPSVQTRRPEDVNRDGVVNIQDLTFVSTHFGKTGKRSADVNGDGVVNIIDLTLVAGAI
- a CDS encoding phosphoenolpyruvate hydrolase family protein gives rise to the protein MKFKREAILAQLRTNIDAGKPIIGAGAGTGISAKCEAAGGIDLIIIYNSGRFRMAGRGSLAGMMPYGDANQIVVEMASEVLPVVPDTPVLAGVCGTDPFRLMDVFLKQIDAIGFSGVQNFPTVGLIDGTFRQLLEETDMGYGPEVEMIRTASQMGMLTTPYAFNETEAEQMADAGADILVAHMGLTTKGSIGAQTALTLAAAAERVQAIHDAAKAVNPEILVICHGGPIAEPEDATYVLENTEGVVGFYGASSAERLPTERAITAQIEEFKKIRL